From the Nitrospirota bacterium genome, the window GGTCGCTGTTTGGACTCGGCGGTGCTATAGCAGCATTCCTCCTTCCTGCACACATCATCATTCAGGGAATCCTGATCCCTGCAGGCATACTCCCGCAGGACTTGCTCAATTATTAGAGGGTGGCTGCACTCATCAGCCATCCTATAGTAAAGATTTACTTCCTCGCAATAATCTGCTTCCCCCTATATCACGCAGCCCACCGAATCCGCATGACCCTCGAAGACCTGCGGATACACTGGCTCGAAAGCATCCTCCCCATTGTATGCTACGGCGGAGCAACAGCCCTAAGCATTGCAGCCCTGATAGTCGTCCTTAAATAGGGACGCGTTTATTTTACGGATGTAGGCCAGGCAGCTACAAATAAATGGTCGTTATCTCATGTGCAATATGACATGTGTAATATGACAAGTTGAGGTTTCCTCCCTTTTCTGTTATGTTAGGCATAAAGAAGATTCTCCTTATTTTAGAAACAGCATAAGGCTGGAAACTAAAGGGGGTACCGCCAATGAAGACCATCAAAGAAGAGGCCAAAAAATTAATAGACAAGCTTCCGGACGAGGTTACATGGGATGATATTATGGCAGAACTTTATTTCAGGCAACAGGTTGAACAAGGAATGAAAGATGTAGCTGAAGGACGGGTATATTCACATGATCAGGTAAAGAAGATGGTGACGGAATGGCGGAAATCATCTGGTCGGCTTTAGCAAAAGAACATCTCCGTGAGATTGATGCATATATTGCAAAAGGCTCACCGTTTTATTCAATAATATTCATTGACAAGTTGATTGCCTCTGTAGAAAAGATTGCTTTATTCCCCAAAAGTGGAAGAGTTGTCCCGGAATTTGGAGAGGAGAATTTAAGAGAGATTTTCTTTCACAAATACAGAGTTGTCTATTCAATTATAGACGATAATGTAACAATACTGGCCATTGTTCATGGGGCAATGGACATAAAGAAAAACCGGGAACGTGATCCATGGGACGTTACGTAATATTGAATACGAGGGCACCCACTGAGTTCTTGAGGCAAATAGGTACTTAAATAAGGACAGCGACTATTTACAGGGCGCGACACGGTTTACATCAGCAAGATACATAGTGGTTATCCCTGCACAAATTTCCAGAAACAAATATTTTAACGAAGATAGAGAGGAGAAAGTTTGGGCTATGAGAAAAATCTTTTTCTTGTTGATTATAGCAGTCTTGATCAGTGGGTGTGCTATGATCGGAGACCATGCCAGAGGCGGACGCACCAAAATTGATTATTTTGCCGAACAACAATTGTCGTTTGTTAATTATAGTAAAAATATTTATCCAGCCCATGACAAGAATTACCCCATTGATTTGTACTTTGAAGACAAACCACAAAAACCATATGAAGTTATAGGTGAGATTATAGGGTTTTTTACTCATGATAATGATTTGAGAGCATTACTGGAAGCAAGAGCAAGACAAGTAGGTGCCGATGCTGTTATAGATATTCAGACTTCACTGGGTACTATAACGAATACTGGTATTACTCAACGATCAGTTAGTGACTCAGTTGGAAATATTGTAGGAACAATGCCTGTTGCTACAACATCGTCACAAAAAGTTGTGAACATAAAAGCAAAAGTGATTAATTATAAACAATAAAAAATTTATATTAAGAATCCCGTGGGACAACGTTTATATCCCTGCATGTCCTTTGTTGTCTTAACATGTTTTGTCGCTTCCATCCAGATCTCACACTCAGAACCTCACAGTTAGAATTTCCGTTGACGCATAAACTTCATCTTTGCTATTCTGATCTCGAAAAGGTAAATTCATAGTGAGGAAAAAGAAGGAAAAGGTGGCTGATTGAGTATTGAAAATGCAATAATACAATTATTCACAGATAGACCTGAAAAGATTTTTGGAGTGCAAGAGATTTATGGTGGCCTTCAAACATATTACCAACTTTCAGATTTTCAGAGAGAATTAGACCCAAAACATCCACAACCACGCTTTCATCATGAAGTAAGGAGCATACTGGCAAGATTAGAAAAGCAAGGCATAATAGAGAATCTTGGACGAAATAAAAGAAGATTGAAACTTGTGTAGAAGGCAGGGTAGAGTTAAACAGGTACAACGACTATTTTATGTTACTATGCGGTTTACATAAGTAAGATAAATAGTTGCAGTCTCTGTTTAAATTACCATAATTACAGAATATTACAATGAACTTATTGAATAACCAGTAAGAACTGCAGCGTTTGATGTGAGTGTTGTTAAATATAGGTGCAAAGTATGCCCACAAATCGCGTTGAAGAACGAATTAGATCTATTCTCGAAAAATGCGGCTTCCGCTGTGAACGGTTTTCCAAAAAAGAATGTACAGTCGGAAAGCCGCCGGACTTTCGGGTATACCAAGGGCCAGAATTTTGTTTCTATTGCGAGGTAAAGGGCATAGACTGCGACCTCTGGTTAGATCGTCTTCTTGATGGAAGTCCTCCGATGACTCTTGTTGGTGGTAGTCGTAATGATCCTGTATACAACCGGATAGCTGATGACATTCATCAAGCGGTGCGACAGTTCGATGCCGTCAACCCAGATTTAGAACACCCCAATGTGCTGGCTTTCTTGAATGATCCTGGATCACATTGTGACTATGGAGACCTTATTGGTGTGTTGACTGGCCAATTTATTACGGATAATGGCAGACTGCTTCCGCTCTTCACTTCTTACTCCGAAGGACGTATTCGTGAGGAGAAGTTACGTGTTAACCTTTACATCTGGATTGAGGGTGATGGACGTCAGCACTTCTTCTTCCCTGATATTAACCGAGAACATGAACGAAACATATGCAAGTGGTTCGGTAAGGATCCCGATTCAATTCTGAGTCTTGACGCCTGACGATCGGGTAATTTGAGTGTCCTGCGGAGTTAAATAGGGACAGCGACCATTTATCTTACAGATGTGACCATGTAGTGACAAATAAATAGTCGCTGTCCCGAAATTTGAAAAATAAAGGCTGGCTATTTTTCAAGCAGGGTCTTTAACTTATCCAGGTCCCTTGTAACTGCCTTTATGTCCTCGGCAAACATTTGGTCTGACATGTCCGGTCGCCGGTACAACGTGAAGATTAATTCACTGCCATCGTTATTGGGAAATACGCGCATGGGGTTATAGACTTTCGCTCTGGATGGCAAAGTGACGTTGTGATCCAGAATACCGGATTTATTTTTATCAGCGAATTTAACTTTGACTCTTCCCATCGGGGATTCGGCGATCCAGTCACCATTGACGTTCTTTATAGAACCGCTGAGTCCTGCGGCCCATTTGGGCAGATTCTCAGGATTTAAGACGAATTCGTAAACCTGATCCGCCGGGTGATTGATCGAAACACTGATATGCTGAGATTTAAACGTCATTGAAGTCTCCTTATTTTCATTATATTTCGATATAGGATAGGAATTGTACTCTTCCTGATAAAAAGGTAGCAGTCAGAAAATCTCCTGTCAAAGGAAATCTTGTCTGACGCTATAGGATATTCAAAATATAAGTTTGGATAAAAGACTCTAAATAACTCTTGATTTAATTAATCGTATTTTATATATTGTCTCATAGCAACAGGAGGTCCTGATATAATGCGCTTTATCGGACGTGAGAATGAACTCGAAGCGTTAATCCGACGCTATGATGGCAGCAAGGCCGAACTTTTTATAGTGTATGGCAGACGCAGAATAGGCAAATCCGAACTGTTGCTGCACATTGCAAAAGGGCGGCGGTATGTCTATTATGAGGCTTCTTTGCAGGATGAGGCTTTAAACCTGAGGGATTTTCAGGATAGCGTTGTGTCGTCCCTTCCCGGGGATGCGG encodes:
- a CDS encoding fumarate reductase subunit D; this translates as SLFGLGGAIAAFLLPAHIIIQGILIPAGILPQDLLNY
- a CDS encoding type II toxin-antitoxin system RelE/ParE family toxin; protein product: MAEIIWSALAKEHLREIDAYIAKGSPFYSIIFIDKLIASVEKIALFPKSGRVVPEFGEENLREIFFHKYRVVYSIIDDNVTILAIVHGAMDIKKNRERDPWDVT
- a CDS encoding SRPBCC family protein, giving the protein MTFKSQHISVSINHPADQVYEFVLNPENLPKWAAGLSGSIKNVNGDWIAESPMGRVKVKFADKNKSGILDHNVTLPSRAKVYNPMRVFPNNDGSELIFTLYRRPDMSDQMFAEDIKAVTRDLDKLKTLLEK
- a CDS encoding ATP-binding protein, producing the protein MRFIGRENELEALIRRYDGSKAELFIVYGRRRIGKSELLLHIAKGRRYVYYEASLQDEALNLRDFQDSVVSSLPGDAVLSGVAFHAQNFH